The Lutibacter profundi genome includes a region encoding these proteins:
- the ubiE gene encoding bifunctional demethylmenaquinone methyltransferase/2-methoxy-6-polyprenyl-1,4-benzoquinol methylase UbiE, producing MTEKVKPYKDSDLGKKEQVAKMFDNISKEYDGLNRVISFGIDIKWRKKVVEIIGKTNPNSILDIATGTGDLAINLAQTKASKIIGLDISEGMLEVGRKKIRKLNLDNTIEMVFGDSEKIPFKENSFDAITVAFGVRNFENLEKGLSEIYRVLKTGGTFAVLETSVPTKTPYKQGYYFYATKILPLIGKLFSKDKSAYKYLSDSAATFPYGEAFNNILQKIGFIAIENKPQTFGVASIYIAKK from the coding sequence ATGACCGAAAAAGTAAAACCTTATAAAGATTCAGACCTTGGAAAAAAGGAACAAGTTGCAAAAATGTTTGATAACATTTCCAAAGAGTATGATGGCTTAAATCGTGTGATTTCTTTTGGAATTGATATTAAATGGCGAAAAAAGGTTGTTGAAATTATTGGAAAAACAAATCCAAACTCAATTTTAGACATTGCTACAGGAACTGGAGATTTAGCCATAAATTTAGCTCAAACGAAGGCTTCAAAAATAATTGGTCTAGATATTTCTGAAGGGATGCTAGAAGTTGGAAGAAAAAAAATTAGAAAATTAAACCTTGACAATACCATTGAAATGGTATTTGGAGATTCTGAAAAAATTCCCTTTAAAGAAAACTCATTTGATGCTATTACAGTAGCTTTTGGTGTTCGAAATTTTGAAAATTTAGAAAAAGGATTATCTGAAATATACCGTGTTTTAAAAACTGGAGGCACTTTTGCAGTGCTAGAAACATCAGTACCAACTAAAACACCTTACAAACAAGGATATTATTTTTACGCAACAAAAATATTGCCCTTAATTGGAAAATTATTTTCAAAAGACAAATCGGCCTATAAATATTTATCCGACTCGGCTGCTACTTTTCCTTATGGAGAAGCTTTCAACAATATTTTGCAAAAAATAGGGTTTATAGCTAT